The following are encoded together in the Canis aureus isolate CA01 chromosome 30, VMU_Caureus_v.1.0, whole genome shotgun sequence genome:
- the KRTAP7-1 gene encoding keratin-associated protein 7-1, which yields MTRFFCCGSYFPGYPCYGTNFHRTFRATPLNCVVPLGSPLNYGYGCNGYSSLGYSFGGSNMYNRGCCYGGSFCRPWGSNSGFGYSTY from the coding sequence ATGACTCGTTTCTTCTGCTGTGGAAGCTACTTCCCTGGCTATCCTTGCTATGGAACCAACTTCCACAGGACCTTCAGAGCTACCCCCCTGAACTGTGTCGTGCCCCTGGGATCTCCCCTGAACTATGGTTATGGATGCAATGGCTACAGCTCCCTGGGCTACAGCTTTGGTGGTAGCAACATGTACAACAGGGGCTGTTGCTATGGTGGCAGCTTTTGCAGGCCATGGGGCTCTAACTCTGGCTTCGGCTACAGCACTTACTGA